From the Candidatus Dormiibacterota bacterium genome, one window contains:
- a CDS encoding glutaredoxin domain-containing protein, producing MQQEIRDEIAREIGANKILVYGKGTKEAPRCGFTLETIEFFDRFGYPFEVVDVLENVPKREVLAAMTDWPTLPKVFIDGTFYGDTDVLGPMAESGELHALLEKSFGTAPQPKTTI from the coding sequence ATGCAGCAAGAGATTCGCGACGAGATCGCCCGCGAGATCGGCGCCAACAAGATCCTCGTCTATGGTAAGGGCACGAAGGAGGCGCCGCGGTGCGGATTCACCCTCGAAACGATCGAGTTCTTCGACCGCTTCGGTTACCCGTTCGAAGTGGTCGACGTGCTCGAGAACGTGCCCAAACGCGAGGTACTGGCCGCGATGACGGACTGGCCGACGCTGCCCAAAGTCTTCATCGACGGGACGTTCTACGGCGATACCGACGTGCTCGGACCGATGGCCGAAAGCGGCGAGCTGCACGCCTTGCTCGAGAAGAGCTTCGGCACTGCGCCGCAACCCAAAACAACGATC
- a CDS encoding BolA/IbaG family iron-sulfur metabolism protein — protein sequence MIDNDALAALIRRDIPDAEVEIVDRTGTMDHFNVTVRSGAFRGRSLIQQHQLVYGALRGALRDGRVHAVELKTVPREE from the coding sequence GTGATCGACAACGACGCGCTCGCTGCGCTGATCCGGCGGGACATCCCCGATGCCGAGGTCGAGATCGTCGATCGCACCGGCACGATGGATCATTTCAACGTCACCGTTCGGTCCGGGGCTTTCAGAGGCAGGTCCCTCATCCAACAACATCAGCTGGTCTACGGGGCGCTGCGAGGCGCTCTGCGCGATGGCCGAGTGCATGCCGTCGAGCTCAAGACCGTCCCCAGGGAGGAATGA
- a CDS encoding zinc-binding dehydrogenase, translated as MRAVLLRELGGPERLILEEVPTPAPAAGEVLVRIRAAALNHRDLFVTRGLYPKIALPALLGSDGSGEIAALGAGVTGLRTGSEIVVDPMLDWGDDPALRSPASSILGMPHAGTFAQYVCVPAVNVYPKPAGLSFEEAAAIPLGGLTAYRALFTRGKLARGETVLVPGAGGGVQTFVVLFAKQAGARVIATSSSSEKLERARALGADVALNYAENSAWEKEARAAGPVDLVVDSSGGETLSKLLGVVRPGGRIVLYGGTHPEANVKLFPLFWNELSIFGSTMGSPQDFSAMLALFDSGLRPAVDRVFSMTEIVAAMRRMDDASQFGKIVLSW; from the coding sequence ATGCGTGCGGTGCTCCTTCGCGAACTCGGCGGCCCCGAACGGCTTATCCTCGAGGAGGTTCCGACACCCGCGCCGGCAGCGGGAGAGGTTCTCGTTCGCATCCGTGCAGCGGCGCTGAATCATCGCGATCTCTTCGTCACGCGCGGCCTCTATCCGAAGATCGCGCTGCCGGCATTGCTCGGCAGCGACGGATCCGGCGAGATCGCCGCGCTCGGCGCCGGCGTTACGGGCCTTCGCACGGGCAGCGAGATCGTCGTCGATCCGATGCTCGACTGGGGCGACGATCCCGCGCTGCGCTCGCCGGCCTCGTCGATTCTCGGAATGCCGCACGCCGGAACGTTTGCGCAATACGTCTGCGTTCCGGCGGTAAACGTCTATCCGAAGCCCGCCGGCCTTTCGTTCGAAGAGGCGGCAGCGATTCCGCTCGGAGGGCTCACCGCATATCGTGCCCTCTTCACGCGCGGCAAGCTCGCGCGCGGAGAGACCGTCCTGGTTCCGGGAGCCGGCGGCGGCGTGCAGACGTTCGTCGTTCTCTTTGCAAAGCAGGCCGGTGCGCGCGTCATCGCAACCTCCAGCAGCAGCGAGAAGCTCGAACGGGCACGCGCGCTCGGAGCCGACGTTGCGCTGAACTACGCGGAGAACTCGGCATGGGAAAAGGAAGCACGCGCGGCCGGTCCGGTGGATCTCGTCGTGGATTCATCGGGCGGTGAGACGCTCTCGAAGCTGCTCGGCGTCGTGCGACCCGGTGGCCGCATCGTGCTCTACGGCGGTACGCATCCCGAGGCGAACGTCAAACTCTTTCCGCTCTTTTGGAACGAGCTCTCGATCTTCGGATCGACGATGGGCAGCCCACAGGATTTCAGCGCGATGCTCGCCCTGTTCGATAGCGGCCTCAGGCCCGCGGTAGACCGCGTCTTCTCGATGACGGAGATCGTCGCGGCCATGCGGCGCATGGACGACGCGTCACAGTTCGGCAAGATCGTGCTCTCGTGGTGA
- a CDS encoding MBL fold metallo-hydrolase: MVSPIADDAHVTLVRAPNPSPMTLTGTNSYLLDCGAGTALVIDPGPPLERHVRALLDAAARRQLAVAAIAITHGHPDHAPAAALLSRATGAAIYAHPRSAVAHDRDLPLDGALRVGERELHVMDAPGHTFDHVVFYDPTALTLFTGDVILGEGTVVIAPPGGAMRPYQRTLERLAREFPQARTIRGGHGPLVADAQAKIAEYVAHRKWREAQLLDILSHGPQTIPELVERIYADTQTALWPAAARQLMAYLEALTEEGRVVASPVERPLNAPESAMLNPDWASLVEAELAIVIEAELGTAHRIERLDRYALSPREHDLAEL; the protein is encoded by the coding sequence ATGGTGAGCCCGATCGCAGACGACGCGCACGTCACGCTCGTGCGCGCACCGAATCCGTCGCCGATGACGCTCACCGGAACGAACTCCTATCTGTTGGACTGCGGCGCTGGGACGGCGCTCGTCATCGATCCCGGACCGCCGCTTGAGCGCCACGTTCGCGCGCTGCTCGACGCGGCCGCTCGCCGGCAGCTCGCCGTTGCCGCCATCGCGATCACGCACGGTCATCCGGATCACGCGCCCGCTGCCGCGCTGCTCTCGCGCGCGACCGGGGCCGCGATCTACGCGCATCCGCGATCCGCGGTAGCGCACGATCGCGATCTCCCGCTCGACGGCGCGCTACGCGTCGGCGAGCGCGAGCTGCACGTAATGGACGCTCCCGGCCACACCTTCGATCACGTGGTCTTCTACGATCCCACGGCGCTCACGCTCTTCACCGGAGACGTGATCTTAGGCGAAGGGACCGTCGTCATAGCACCGCCGGGCGGTGCTATGCGGCCGTATCAGCGCACGCTCGAGCGCCTCGCGCGCGAGTTCCCGCAGGCGCGCACGATTCGCGGCGGACACGGCCCGCTCGTGGCCGACGCTCAGGCGAAGATCGCGGAGTACGTCGCGCACCGGAAATGGCGCGAAGCACAGCTTCTCGACATCCTTTCGCACGGGCCGCAAACAATCCCCGAGCTCGTCGAGCGCATCTACGCCGACACGCAGACGGCGCTTTGGCCGGCGGCCGCGCGCCAGCTGATGGCGTATCTCGAAGCCCTGACGGAAGAAGGCCGCGTCGTCGCATCGCCGGTCGAGAGGCCGCTCAACGCGCCGGAGTCTGCGATGCTCAACCCCGACTGGGCCTCGCTCGTCGAAGCCGAGCTCGCTATCGTGATCGAAGCGGAGCTCGGAACGGCGCATCGCATCGAGCGCCTCGACCGCTACGCACTCTCACCACGAGAGCACGATCTTGCCGAACTGTGA
- a CDS encoding NUDIX hydrolase, producing the protein MSVRPASTVMLVREASARGIEVFMLRRSEKSAFAPNVYVFPGGTVDATDRDAGARTSHEELRRLFRMDSPPGRDLQAGLVAAARRELLEEAGVRLPGAEPLELFSRWITPTAITPRYDVFFFVARMPEGQTPVADATETHDGLWLTPADALARSDAGDLRMIYPTRKHLERLRGFPGVAELLAFARTKPILTVLAEGTERDGFALPRALEGGW; encoded by the coding sequence ATGAGTGTACGCCCGGCGTCCACCGTGATGCTGGTACGAGAGGCAAGCGCGCGCGGAATCGAGGTCTTCATGCTGCGGCGCAGCGAGAAGAGCGCGTTTGCTCCCAACGTCTACGTCTTCCCCGGCGGCACGGTCGATGCGACCGACCGGGATGCCGGCGCACGCACGAGCCATGAAGAGCTGCGCCGGCTCTTTCGGATGGACTCGCCGCCGGGTCGCGACCTTCAAGCGGGCCTCGTCGCCGCAGCGCGGCGCGAACTCTTGGAAGAGGCGGGAGTCCGGCTGCCGGGCGCAGAGCCGCTGGAGCTCTTCTCGCGCTGGATCACGCCCACGGCCATCACGCCACGGTACGACGTCTTCTTCTTCGTCGCGCGAATGCCCGAAGGGCAGACGCCCGTGGCGGATGCGACGGAGACGCACGACGGGCTCTGGCTGACCCCGGCGGATGCGCTCGCGCGCAGTGACGCGGGAGACCTTCGGATGATCTATCCGACGCGCAAGCACCTCGAGCGACTGCGCGGCTTTCCCGGCGTCGCCGAGCTGCTCGCCTTCGCGCGCACGAAACCCATTCTCACGGTGCTGGCCGAGGGCACCGAGCGCGACGGCTTCGCATTGCCGCGTGCGCTCGAGGGCGGATGGTGA
- a CDS encoding RpiB/LacA/LacB family sugar-phosphate isomerase has product MRIALGSDLRCELTDALEQRLRGRGDDLVFFGALDPSAQADWPSVGRGVGEAVARGACASGIVCCWTGTGVSIAANKVRGARAALCGDAETARGARVWNDANVLALSIRSITPALADEILAAWFSAAPAEDGKDKHAIATLKSWDEQLSEKPRRS; this is encoded by the coding sequence ATGCGTATCGCCCTTGGAAGCGACCTGCGCTGCGAGCTGACCGACGCGCTCGAGCAGCGGCTGCGCGGGCGCGGCGACGATCTCGTGTTCTTCGGCGCACTCGACCCGAGCGCGCAGGCCGACTGGCCGAGCGTCGGCAGAGGCGTCGGTGAGGCGGTCGCGCGCGGCGCCTGCGCGAGCGGCATCGTCTGCTGCTGGACTGGAACCGGCGTCTCGATCGCCGCGAACAAAGTACGCGGCGCACGCGCGGCGCTTTGCGGCGATGCGGAGACGGCTCGCGGGGCGCGTGTCTGGAACGACGCCAACGTCCTCGCGCTCTCGATCCGCTCGATTACGCCCGCGCTCGCCGACGAGATCCTCGCCGCCTGGTTTTCCGCCGCACCGGCCGAAGACGGCAAAGATAAACACGCGATCGCCACCCTCAAATCGTGGGACGAACAATTATCCGAAAAGCCGAGGAGGTCCTAA
- a CDS encoding vitamin K epoxide reductase family protein: MIVEVLVTVLCGVGLYASLFMLEKARQAARGRLAEPSVVQTPRAHLFGRVSNALLGAWYYPAAAVAVWLPLRPELSLLVFALVVLAGGTSVVLAYSLLFVTRRSCAYCWTSHAINWSLVVLWAVHAWHAGSR, from the coding sequence TTGATCGTCGAGGTGCTGGTCACGGTACTCTGCGGAGTTGGTCTCTACGCATCGCTTTTCATGCTGGAAAAGGCTCGACAGGCCGCGCGAGGCAGGCTCGCAGAGCCGAGCGTGGTCCAAACGCCCCGTGCCCACCTCTTCGGGCGCGTCTCGAACGCGTTGCTCGGCGCATGGTACTATCCGGCGGCCGCCGTCGCGGTATGGCTGCCGCTGCGTCCGGAGCTTTCGCTGTTGGTCTTCGCTCTCGTCGTTCTCGCAGGGGGAACGTCGGTCGTGCTTGCGTACTCGCTGCTGTTCGTCACTCGCCGATCGTGCGCGTACTGCTGGACATCGCATGCGATCAACTGGTCGCTTGTCGTCTTGTGGGCGGTCCACGCGTGGCACGCCGGGAGCCGGTAG
- a CDS encoding VTT domain-containing protein — protein MSTAVRRLAAIALLGASFVLAVVVIRYQPLVEHLIRSYYPFAVPLAIGVFALVASAPFSVTDALAVMNGAIFGPIRGTIIDAIGLVLAGLLGYWINRHASRLLDLDSYLQRLPAWVKRFPVGSPGFLIAVRIIPGFGGTVATATAATFRVPVWVHVWTMCAVAIPVCAILSIFGNQVTIYVHRYEARARTYLEHHHPHFNFHFRHRVPPTSQP, from the coding sequence TTGAGTACTGCCGTTAGGCGGCTAGCCGCCATAGCGCTCCTCGGCGCCTCTTTCGTGCTCGCGGTCGTCGTCATCCGCTATCAACCGCTCGTCGAGCATCTGATCCGCTCCTACTACCCCTTTGCCGTCCCCTTGGCGATCGGCGTCTTCGCGCTGGTCGCATCTGCACCGTTCTCGGTCACCGACGCGCTCGCGGTCATGAATGGAGCGATCTTTGGACCCATTCGGGGGACCATCATCGATGCCATCGGGCTCGTCCTCGCGGGGTTGCTCGGCTACTGGATCAATCGGCACGCATCGCGTCTGCTCGATCTCGACTCCTACTTGCAGCGGTTGCCTGCGTGGGTCAAGCGCTTCCCCGTCGGTTCCCCGGGCTTCCTCATCGCGGTGCGCATCATTCCGGGATTCGGCGGAACGGTCGCAACGGCAACCGCCGCAACCTTTCGCGTTCCGGTGTGGGTGCACGTCTGGACGATGTGTGCCGTCGCTATTCCCGTATGCGCGATCCTTTCGATCTTCGGCAATCAAGTAACGATCTACGTGCACCGCTACGAAGCGCGCGCGCGCACGTATCTCGAGCACCATCACCCGCATTTCAACTTCCACTTCAGGCATCGCGTTCCACCGACGAGCCAGCCGTGA
- a CDS encoding HRDC domain-containing protein, producing MTDVAMVASAHALDELCRRVRDASRIALDTEFHAERTYAPRLMVVQLAFDDGVAIVDPIAVVHLQPLAEALTQTEVVGHALSSDLKIFADRFDRVPERVFDTQVAAAFLGYGMQVSLAELVRDLRDVRLAKSQTVSDWGARPLSPRQIEYLVDDVAHLLPMQDALVERLRSAGRLEWVREECAQLGQLERYRIDERRAYLRIPGASRMSRRELAVLSALVKMRDGFARRRDVPPRYIIPDDVLAGLATLRPTSADDLAQLRRLDAAARRQHGAAILEAVAAAAALPEEELPERPSRPLGTARDTLAALMSIVVGEIARRHDLAPSLLVPRASLERVSRELPRDARALEEALNLSAWRLELVEQPLQRLLWGEASIVVEGYADGDPNIRVR from the coding sequence GTGACGGACGTCGCGATGGTCGCGAGCGCGCACGCGCTCGACGAGCTCTGCCGGCGCGTACGCGACGCGTCTCGCATCGCGCTCGACACCGAGTTCCACGCGGAGCGCACCTACGCGCCGCGGCTGATGGTGGTGCAGCTCGCGTTCGACGACGGGGTCGCGATCGTCGATCCCATCGCCGTCGTGCACCTGCAACCGCTGGCGGAGGCGCTGACACAGACCGAGGTCGTCGGCCACGCGCTCTCGTCCGATCTCAAGATCTTTGCCGACCGCTTCGACCGCGTGCCGGAGCGCGTCTTCGACACGCAAGTGGCGGCGGCGTTTCTCGGCTACGGCATGCAGGTGTCGCTCGCGGAGCTCGTGCGCGATCTGCGCGACGTCCGGCTTGCAAAGTCGCAGACCGTCAGCGATTGGGGCGCGCGCCCGCTCTCGCCGCGTCAAATCGAGTATTTGGTCGATGACGTCGCTCATCTCTTGCCGATGCAGGACGCGCTCGTCGAGCGGTTGCGTTCGGCGGGGCGTCTCGAGTGGGTGCGCGAGGAGTGCGCGCAGCTCGGTCAACTCGAGCGCTATCGAATCGACGAGCGGCGCGCGTATCTGCGCATACCCGGTGCATCGCGGATGAGCCGGCGCGAGCTTGCAGTGTTGAGCGCGCTCGTGAAGATGCGCGACGGGTTTGCGCGGCGGCGCGACGTTCCTCCACGCTACATCATTCCCGACGACGTGCTTGCGGGGTTGGCAACGCTACGCCCCACGAGCGCCGACGACCTCGCGCAACTGCGTCGTTTGGATGCGGCCGCGCGCCGGCAGCACGGGGCGGCGATTCTCGAGGCTGTCGCTGCGGCGGCGGCGCTGCCCGAGGAAGAACTTCCCGAACGGCCGAGCCGTCCGCTCGGGACCGCGCGCGACACGCTCGCTGCGCTCATGAGCATCGTCGTCGGCGAGATCGCACGCAGGCACGATCTCGCGCCGAGTCTTCTCGTTCCTCGTGCGTCGCTCGAACGCGTATCGCGCGAGCTTCCGCGCGACGCGCGCGCCCTCGAAGAGGCGCTGAACCTCTCGGCGTGGCGATTGGAACTCGTCGAGCAGCCGCTGCAGCGGCTGCTTTGGGGCGAGGCCTCGATCGTCGTCGAAGGCTACGCCGACGGTGACCCGAACATACGGGTGCGATGA
- the acnA gene encoding aconitate hydratase AcnA encodes MSEQVGSFGAAATLAVGDRRYRYFRLAALEEAGLTNLARLPYSIKILLENLLRYEDGRTVKRDDVEALALWTPAPLDREIAFRPARVLLQDFTGVPCVVDLAAMRDAISAMGGDAKTINPLQPVELVIDHSVQVDFFRGPEAFAKNAALELERNRERYAFLKWGQAALSGFRVVPPDTGIVHQVNIEYLARVVFGEGGGGLTADPSGALAYPDTLVGTDSHTTMVDGLGVLAWGVGGIEAEAAMLGQPVTMLIPRVVGVRLDGALREGVTATDLVLTVTQMLRKRGVVGTFVEFFGRGLSSMPVADRVTIGNMSPEFGCTVSMFPIDDRTLEYLRFTGRSPEHVALVEAYAKAQSLFRTDATPDPHYSDVLELDLSSVEPNIAGPRRPQDRVPLRDAKRAFATAMAELSKARNGNGNAVGRFEGEGGGQTAAIGEIEADADGQSVPEEAAKDVSDGAVVIAAITSCTNTSNPSVLIGAGLLARNAVERGLQTKPWVKTSLAPGSQVVTDYLTKAGLQQYLDALGFDLVGYGCTTCIGNSGPLPAEVADKVEEHDLIVAAVLSGNRNFEGRIHPQVRANYLASPPLVVAYALAGRMDVDLTTEPLGIGREGPVYLRDIWPSNEEIAQTVTACITDQMFKRRYADVFKGDENWAKIPVGKSERFSWDPASEYVKRPPYFDGMQAEPPATADVRNARVLAMLGDSVTTDHISPAGNIARTSPAGTYLMERGIEQKDFNSYGARRGNHEVMVRGTFANVRLRNLLVPGVEGGMTRYLPTGDQMTIYDAAMKYRAGGTPLIVLAGKEYGSGSSRDWAAKGPYLLGIKAVIAESFERIHRSNLIGMGILPLEYLDEANRDAYGLTGEELYDITGIERGISPRMTVNVTTTHPHSGQSCTFDVRLRIDTPDEAEYYRHGGILQYMLRQLMSRR; translated from the coding sequence ATGAGCGAACAGGTCGGGAGTTTTGGCGCAGCCGCAACGCTAGCGGTTGGAGATCGACGCTATCGCTACTTCCGCTTAGCGGCGCTCGAAGAAGCGGGACTGACGAATCTCGCGCGGCTTCCGTATTCGATCAAGATCCTTCTGGAAAACCTGCTCCGCTACGAGGACGGCAGGACCGTGAAGCGCGACGACGTCGAAGCGCTGGCGCTCTGGACTCCGGCGCCGCTGGACCGCGAGATCGCGTTTCGGCCGGCGCGCGTTCTGCTGCAAGATTTCACCGGCGTTCCCTGCGTCGTCGATCTGGCTGCGATGCGCGACGCCATATCGGCGATGGGCGGCGATGCGAAAACGATCAATCCGCTGCAGCCGGTCGAACTCGTGATCGATCACTCCGTGCAGGTCGACTTCTTCCGCGGCCCGGAAGCATTCGCGAAGAACGCTGCGCTCGAGCTCGAGCGCAATCGCGAGCGGTACGCATTTCTCAAGTGGGGCCAGGCTGCGCTATCGGGATTTCGCGTCGTGCCGCCCGACACCGGCATCGTGCACCAGGTCAACATCGAGTATCTCGCGCGTGTGGTCTTCGGTGAGGGTGGTGGCGGGCTTACGGCCGATCCTTCGGGGGCTCTCGCCTATCCCGATACGCTGGTTGGGACGGATTCGCACACGACGATGGTCGACGGACTCGGCGTGCTGGCATGGGGCGTCGGCGGCATTGAAGCGGAGGCGGCGATGCTCGGCCAGCCCGTCACGATGCTTATCCCGCGCGTCGTCGGCGTGCGGCTCGACGGAGCGCTGCGCGAAGGCGTCACCGCGACGGATCTCGTCCTGACCGTAACGCAGATGCTGCGCAAGCGCGGCGTCGTGGGAACGTTCGTCGAGTTCTTCGGTAGAGGATTGAGCTCGATGCCCGTTGCGGATCGGGTGACGATCGGAAATATGTCGCCGGAGTTCGGCTGCACGGTCTCGATGTTTCCTATCGACGATCGCACGCTCGAGTACCTTCGCTTCACCGGGCGTTCGCCGGAGCACGTGGCGCTCGTCGAAGCATACGCGAAGGCGCAGAGTCTTTTCCGCACGGATGCGACGCCCGATCCGCACTACAGCGACGTGCTGGAGCTCGACCTCTCCAGCGTCGAGCCGAATATCGCCGGCCCGCGCCGCCCGCAGGACCGCGTGCCGCTGCGTGACGCGAAGCGCGCCTTCGCGACGGCAATGGCCGAATTGTCGAAAGCGCGTAACGGCAACGGCAACGCGGTCGGAAGGTTCGAGGGCGAAGGCGGCGGGCAGACGGCGGCCATCGGGGAGATCGAAGCCGACGCCGACGGGCAGAGCGTTCCGGAAGAGGCGGCGAAGGATGTCTCCGACGGCGCCGTGGTGATCGCCGCGATCACCAGCTGTACGAACACCTCCAACCCCTCGGTGCTGATCGGCGCGGGGCTTCTCGCGCGCAACGCGGTCGAGCGCGGCTTGCAGACGAAACCATGGGTCAAGACGTCGCTCGCACCGGGGTCGCAAGTCGTCACCGACTACCTCACCAAAGCCGGTTTACAACAGTACCTGGACGCGCTCGGCTTCGATCTCGTCGGCTACGGATGCACGACGTGCATCGGCAACTCGGGCCCGCTGCCTGCAGAGGTTGCCGACAAAGTCGAAGAGCACGATCTCATCGTCGCGGCGGTGCTCTCCGGTAACAGGAACTTCGAAGGGCGCATCCACCCTCAAGTGCGCGCGAACTATCTTGCGTCGCCGCCGCTCGTCGTCGCGTACGCGCTGGCGGGGCGAATGGACGTCGATCTCACGACGGAGCCGCTAGGCATCGGGAGGGAAGGGCCGGTGTACTTGCGCGACATCTGGCCGAGCAACGAGGAGATCGCGCAGACCGTGACCGCGTGCATTACGGACCAAATGTTCAAGCGGCGTTACGCCGACGTTTTCAAAGGCGACGAGAACTGGGCGAAGATTCCCGTCGGCAAGAGCGAGCGCTTCTCATGGGACCCGGCGTCCGAGTACGTGAAACGACCGCCCTACTTCGACGGTATGCAAGCCGAGCCGCCCGCGACCGCCGACGTCAGAAACGCGCGCGTCTTGGCGATGCTCGGAGATTCGGTCACGACGGACCATATCTCTCCGGCGGGAAATATCGCGCGCACCAGTCCTGCCGGCACGTACCTCATGGAACGCGGGATCGAGCAGAAGGATTTCAACTCGTACGGCGCGCGGCGCGGAAACCACGAGGTGATGGTGCGCGGTACGTTTGCGAACGTGCGACTGCGCAATCTGCTCGTACCGGGCGTCGAAGGCGGCATGACGCGCTACCTTCCGACCGGCGACCAGATGACGATCTATGACGCGGCGATGAAGTACCGCGCGGGCGGTACGCCGCTCATCGTGCTCGCGGGAAAGGAGTACGGCTCGGGCTCGTCGCGGGACTGGGCTGCGAAAGGCCCGTATCTGCTCGGCATCAAGGCCGTCATCGCCGAGTCGTTCGAGCGCATCCATCGCAGCAATCTCATCGGTATGGGTATCCTGCCGCTCGAATATCTCGATGAAGCGAACCGCGACGCCTACGGTCTCACCGGAGAAGAGCTGTACGACATCACCGGGATCGAACGCGGCATCTCACCGCGCATGACCGTAAACGTCACCACGACGCATCCACACAGCGGTCAATCGTGCACGTTCGACGTCCGGCTGCGCATCGATACTCCCGACGAAGCCGAGTACTACCGCCACGGCGGTATCTTGCAGTACATGCTCCGGCAACTCATGAGCCGGCGGTGA
- a CDS encoding secretin N-terminal domain-containing protein: MAVLASGSADARAILSSVREIASVSSARVVMFFPGGVPAGWHLEGSGTDSVTAVLPETAKGIDFTSAPAIRSSPVESIAIASANRALRVLFRLTGAEPVTTQALPSALVLLIGSQPRAVAQAAVPAAPTAPLAALSYTVIPLKYADVSEIADILVQGQQLQPTDNFHPSGSMFSLPTSGLGMGGATGANDMSVGVAASARAERVTDTIAVDRRLNALILSGPPDEIASIKSLVSQIDVPLDSVMLDCQIVELTESSAHDLGLDLAAGAGGPIAQASVVFGNTAGALTGGTGNTQTAVSLEGQLYATIAHGGGKILATPRILALDGTPAQILAGDAIPIIQSTIYPGSTAITQVSTTYVTVGINLQILPRISGDNQVLSYIYAEVSSVAAYVPTPEGNVPQISLRRASTEALVQDGSPFVIAGLLQDNEIRNMSKLPILGDLPIIGGLFRVRRDSTARTNLYIVVTPHIIRQRTDAAPSVTASPHP, from the coding sequence ATGGCCGTCCTTGCCTCAGGCTCCGCCGACGCGCGTGCGATTCTGAGTTCCGTACGAGAAATAGCATCGGTCAGCAGCGCGCGCGTCGTGATGTTCTTTCCCGGCGGTGTTCCGGCCGGCTGGCACTTGGAGGGCTCCGGTACGGACAGCGTCACTGCCGTGTTACCAGAGACGGCGAAGGGAATCGACTTCACGTCGGCACCGGCGATTCGAAGCAGCCCAGTCGAGTCGATCGCGATAGCAAGCGCAAATCGCGCTCTGAGGGTTTTATTTCGGCTTACCGGCGCTGAGCCGGTCACGACTCAAGCCCTTCCATCGGCGCTCGTGTTGCTCATCGGCTCGCAACCCAGGGCCGTAGCGCAGGCAGCGGTGCCGGCGGCTCCCACTGCGCCGCTAGCCGCGTTGAGCTACACGGTGATACCGCTGAAGTACGCGGACGTCAGCGAGATCGCCGACATCCTGGTGCAGGGACAACAACTGCAGCCGACCGATAATTTTCACCCCTCGGGCTCGATGTTCTCGCTCCCGACTTCGGGCTTGGGAATGGGAGGAGCGACCGGGGCAAACGATATGTCAGTCGGGGTTGCCGCATCAGCCCGTGCCGAACGCGTCACAGACACGATCGCCGTCGACCGCCGCCTCAATGCGCTCATCTTGTCTGGGCCACCCGATGAGATCGCATCGATAAAATCGCTGGTTTCTCAGATCGATGTTCCGCTGGACAGCGTGATGCTCGATTGCCAGATCGTTGAGCTAACCGAGTCATCGGCACACGACCTTGGGCTCGATCTAGCGGCTGGCGCAGGCGGCCCCATTGCGCAGGCAAGCGTAGTGTTTGGAAACACCGCCGGTGCCTTGACCGGCGGCACCGGGAACACGCAGACGGCCGTGTCGCTCGAAGGCCAGCTCTACGCGACCATCGCCCACGGTGGAGGCAAGATTCTCGCGACGCCGCGGATACTCGCGCTCGACGGAACGCCGGCCCAAATCCTTGCGGGCGATGCGATTCCGATCATTCAGTCGACGATCTATCCCGGTTCCACGGCCATAACGCAGGTCTCAACCACATACGTAACCGTCGGAATCAACCTCCAGATACTCCCACGGATCAGCGGAGACAATCAGGTTCTTTCCTATATTTACGCGGAAGTTTCCAGCGTCGCCGCATACGTTCCGACGCCCGAGGGGAACGTACCCCAAATCAGTCTGCGTCGCGCAAGCACTGAAGCGTTGGTACAGGACGGCAGCCCGTTCGTGATCGCCGGGTTGCTGCAGGACAACGAGATCAGGAATATGTCCAAGCTCCCGATCCTCGGCGACCTGCCCATCATCGGTGGATTGTTTCGCGTGCGGCGCGATTCGACCGCGCGGACCAATCTCTACATCGTGGTGACGCCGCATATCATCAGACAACGCACGGACGCGGCCCCAAGCGTCACGGCTTCGCCACACCCCTAA
- a CDS encoding helix-turn-helix transcriptional regulator translates to MEQPAQVTAVSALPERANSDRVRGLTHRESEVFRLVLKGYHNERIARELDVAVGTVKAHLRRIFAHFRVNGRLELMAKFGLSFADVLQSQDASAGSPDDAG, encoded by the coding sequence ATGGAGCAGCCGGCTCAGGTGACGGCAGTTTCAGCGCTTCCAGAGCGCGCCAACTCAGACCGCGTCCGCGGCCTCACTCACCGCGAAAGCGAAGTTTTTCGTCTCGTCCTCAAGGGTTACCACAACGAGCGCATCGCGCGCGAACTGGACGTAGCTGTGGGTACCGTGAAAGCACACCTGAGAAGAATATTCGCCCACTTCCGCGTTAACGGACGCTTGGAACTGATGGCGAAGTTCGGCCTTTCGTTCGCCGACGTGCTCCAAAGTCAAGACGCGAGCGCAGGCTCGCCGGACGATGCCGGGTGA